The proteins below come from a single Eptesicus fuscus isolate TK198812 chromosome 5, DD_ASM_mEF_20220401, whole genome shotgun sequence genomic window:
- the CHST14 gene encoding carbohydrate sulfotransferase 14: MFPRPLTPLAAPNGGEPLGRTLRRAPLGRARAGLGAPPLLLPSMLMFAVIVASSGLLLMIERGILAEMKPLPLHPANREGAAWRGAARRPGGLTLEAGDSDWQVRQDIRNRTLRAVCGQPGMPRDPWDLPVGQRRTLLRHILVSDRYHFLYCYVPKVACSNWKRVLKVLAGALDSVDVRLKMDHRSDLVFLADLRPEEIRYRLQHYFKFLFVRDPLERLLSAYRNKFGEIREYQQRYGAEIVRRYRAGAGPSPAGDDVTFPEFLRYLVDEDPERMNEHWMPVYHLCQPCAVRYDFVGSYERLEADANQVLEWVRAPPQVRFPARQAWYRPASRESLHYHLCSAPRSLLQDLLPKYILDFSLFAYPLPNVTREACHQ, encoded by the coding sequence ATGTTCCCCCGCCCGCTGACCCCGCTGGCGGCCCCAAATGGCGGCGAGCCCCTGGGCCGGACGCTGAGGCGGGCCCCCTTGGGCCGGgcccgggccgggctgggggcgccGCCCCTGCTGCTGCCGTCCATGCTGATGTTCGCGGTGATTGTGGCCTCCAGCGGGCTGCTGCTCATGATCGAGCGGGGCATCCTGGCCGAGATGAAGCCCCTTCCCCTGCACCCTGCCAACCGCGAGGGCGCAGCCTGGCGCGGGGCGGCCCGCCGGCCCGGGGGGCTGACCCTGGAGGCCGGGGACTCGGACTGGCAGGTGAGGCAGGACATCCGAAACCGGACCTTGCGGGCCGTGTGCGGACAGCCAGGCAtgccccgggacccctgggacttGCCGGTGGGACAGCGGCGCACCCTGCTGCGCCACATCCTCGTGAGCGACCGCTACCACTTCCTCTACTGCTACGTCCCCAAAGTGGCCTGCTCCAACTGGAAGCGGGTGCTGAAGGTGCTGGCGGGCGCCCTGGACAGCGTGGACGTCCGCCTCAAGATGGACCACCGCAGCGACCTGGTGTTCCTGGCAGACCTGCGGCCTGAGGAGATCCGCTACCGCCTGCAGCACTACTTCAAGTTCCTGTTTGTGCGGGACCCCCTGGAACGCCTTCTGTCTGCCTACCGCAATAAGTTTGGCGAGATCCGCGAGTACCAGCAGCGCTACGGGGCCGAGATCGTGAGAAGGTACAGGGCCGGAGCTGGGCCCAGCCCCGCAGGGGACGACGTCACCTTCCCTGAATTCCTGCGGTACCTGGTGGACGAGGACCCTGAGCGCATGAATGAGCACTGGATGCCTGTGTACCACCTGTGCCAGCCTTGTGCTGTGCGCTACGACTTTGTAGGCTCCTATGAGAGGCTGGAGGCTGATGCCAACCAGGTGCTGGAGTGGGTGCGGGCACCACCCCAGGTCCGATTCCCAGCTCGCCAGGCCTGGTACCGGCCTGCCAGCCGCGAAAGCCTGCACTACCACCTGTGCAGTGCCCCACGGTCCCTGCTGCAGGATTTGCTGCCTAAGTATATCCTGGACTTCTCCCTCTTTGCCTACCCGCTGCCCAATGTCACGCGGGAGGCCTGTCACCAGTGA